In Scyliorhinus torazame isolate Kashiwa2021f chromosome 18, sScyTor2.1, whole genome shotgun sequence, the following are encoded in one genomic region:
- the LOC140395298 gene encoding PALM2-AKAP2 fusion protein-like isoform X1, whose protein sequence is MLKYTPPWQALCQTIDQRNKKPPTLGIPVEASVVNKVESQPSATVSKDPVHGRLLNSDIQPVEDPESKLVQSKDSEQDQVPSKDTRETPPGSSNWLDEQKENECVLKGGEEKKSVSPEDPHTHTDTAGSLGQMEGTERNDCTIKNGPFVILECSPPNLENGRLSHNPITLIDSESFASITPTPGINCSNDVLIHAKKVSVIPYSDTDDLDISVNGGSRATVFSEAEQEEGWTPSSTLTTIKREANFDLRTYHAEKKPTRLFSDEEEGNQTVIIKGTTDEEMLEKERRQVIRNQAMKKNATIAERWGSAEQLDTEEKLSLVDSTPKEDETQMSGIEANLFPFPNESSVAHPEGISTEQINFSVARQQFLEMEKSQQEAPRSPRHPAQPYKALNQSSRLSESSKSLPYKGSGALDTNPMVALKVVTVNCIPDEEKGNAEEHSTKSKNIFIAEKVPTVENGDGEMFVETRRNLAVYSSIDDLDSGLGEMCNDYNYGYTSDGGASSEMLNVGTDNGDTLESSDQKTMFETPIEKEIRLAMEREECLRKERGIRKLGCSEEMVQIKTKPLLSQLPPTSSFSKSKDKNRMVFFVQREIEMDSKREEKLRQEGKVKGLYDKGIPEEVEKRKKVFEQQVDDVPVVPQQSRHPKVASSASQGPLDVGNIPEQRNTIQVNAAECKVILRESPDYQLFSKSSSKPDPATWSMATRRVEGRPAHDEGPFILRPLKRQTTSLIEREIEEEQRREEELRARKPVHSSTRASTPESPNSTLSLKFPGQPSRTRASDGDQAKGLPEMVQNQEKHKGIPWERKDDSSYAGIEASDDINIEVMESTRVTRRMSTLAQRWEAGIFNNNLDE, encoded by the exons AAGCCACCGACTTTGGGGATTCCAGTAGAGGCGTCTGTGGTGAACAAGGTGGAGTCTCAGCCAAGTGCCACAGTCTCCAAGGATCCAGTGCATGGGAGACTGCTAAACTCTGATATTCAGCCAGTAGAAGATCCAGAAAGTAAACTTGTGCAGAGCAAGGATTCGGAGCAAGACCAAGTTCCTTCCAAAGATAcaagggagacccccccaggaTCCAGCAATTGGCTGGATGAACAGAAAGAGAATGAGTGTGTgctgaaggggggagaggagaagaaaTCTGTTTCCCCCGAAGACCCCCATACACATACTGACACTGCGGGTTCACTGGGACAAATGGAGGGAACTGAGAGAAATGACTGCACCATCAAGAATGGGCCTTTTGTCATTCTTGAATGTTCACCTCCAAATCTGGAAAATGGAAGACTCTCTCACAATCCAATCACACTGATAGATTCAGAATCTTTTGCGTCCATCACTCCTACACCTGGGATTAATTGTAGCAACGATGTTCTAATTCATGCAAAGAAGGTTTCTGTCATTCCGTACTCAGACACTGATGATCTGGATATTTCAGTAAATGGGGGGTCCAGAGCTACGGTTTTCTCCGAGGCGGAACAGGAGGAAGGGTGGACCCCCTCCTCAACATTAACCACCATAAAGAGAGAAGCGAACTTTGACCTTCGAACCTACCACGCTGAGAAAAAGCCAACAAGACTTTTTTCTGATGAGGAGGAAGGTAACCAGACAGTAATCATTAAAGGAACAACCGATGAGGAAATGCTTGAAAAAGAGAGGAGGCAGGTAATTAGAAATCAAGCAATGAAGAAGAATGCCACCATTGCTGAGCGCTGGGGGTCAGCAGAGCAATTAGACACAGAGGAGAAACTATCGCTTGTAGATTCCACACCGAAAGAAGATGAAACTCAGATGTCCGGGATAGAAGCCAATTTGTTCCCTTTTCCTAACGAATCCTCCGTCGCTCATCCTGAAGGCATCAGCACCGAACAAATAAACTTCAGTGTTGCTCGGCAACAGTTCCTGGAGATGGAAAAGTCACAGCAAGAAGCCCCTAGGAGTCCAAGGCACCCTGCCCAACCATACAAGGCCTTGAACCAATCTTCCAGACTGTCTGAATCAAGTAAGTCTCTTCCCTACAAGGGCAGCGGTGCTTTGGACACAAATCCAATGGTCGCTCTAAAGGTTGTTACAGTTAATTGCATACCCGATGAAGAGAAGGGGAATGCAGAGGAGCATTCCACTAAAAGTAAGAACATCTTCATTGCTGAAAAGGTTCCGACTGTGGAAAATGGTGATGGTGAAATGTTTGTTGAGACCCGGCGGAATCTTGCTGTGTACTCCTCAATCGACGACCTTGATTCTGGGTTGGGGGAGATGTGCAATGACTACAATTACGGGTATACAAGTGATGGTGGAGCATCAAGTGAGATGCTGAATGTTGGGACTGATAACGGCGACACTCTTGAATCCTCTGACCAGAAAACTATGTTTGAAACTCCCATTGAGAAGGAAATCCGATTAGCAATGGAAAGGGAAGAGTGCCTTCGCAAGGAGCGAGGAATTAGGAAGTTGGGATGTTCGGAGGAAATGGTGCAAATTAAGACCAAGCCGCTAttatctcaactccctccaacatctTCTTTCTCAAAATCAAAAGACAAAAACCGAATGGTCTTTTTTGTTCAGAGGGAAATTGAAATGGATTCAAAGAGGGAAGAGAAGTTGAGACAAGAAGGTAAAGTTAAGGGTCTGTATGACAAAGGGATTCCAGAGGAAGTGGAAAAACGCAAAAAGGTTTTTGAACAGCAGGTAGATGATGTGCCAGTTGTACCACAGCAGAGCAGGCATCCAAAGGTAGCCAGTTCTGCTTCACAGGGACCTCTTGATGTGGGCAACATTCCAGAACAAAGAAACACAATCCAAGTGAATGCGGCAGAATGTAAAGTAATCTTGCGGGAAAGCCCAGACTATCAGCTGTTTAGTAAAAGTAGTTCAAAGCCAGACCCTGCCACATGGAGCATGGCGACGAGGCGGGTAGAAGGCCGGCCAGCCCACGATGAAGGACCCTTCATCCTGCGACCATTGAAGCGCCAGACCACCTCCCTGATTGAGCGGGAAATTGAGGAAGAACAACGTCGGGAAGAGGAACTCCGGGCTCGGAAACCGGTCCATTCTTCAA CCAGAGCCTCCACACCAGAAAGCCCAAATTCCACCTTAAGTCTGAAGTTTCCTGGACAGCCTTCAAGAACTCGGGCTTCAGATGGTGACCAAGCCAAAGGCCTCCCAGAAATGGTTCAGAACCAGGAAAAGCACAAAGGGATACCATGGGAGAGAAAGGACGACTCTTCT TATGCTGGTATCGAGGCTTCTGATGACATCAACATTGAG GTGATGGAATCTACCAGAGTAACTCGCCGTATGAGTACACTGGCACAGCGTTGGGAGGCTGGGATATTCAACAACAATCTGGATGAATGA
- the LOC140395298 gene encoding PALM2-AKAP2 fusion protein-like isoform X2 — MLKYTPPWQALCQTIDQRNKKPPTLGIPVEASVVNKVESQPSATVSKDPVHGRLLNSDIQPVEDPESKLVQSKDSEQDQVPSKDTRETPPGSSNWLDEQKENECVLKGGEEKKSVSPEDPHTHTDTAGSLGQMEGTERNDCTIKNGPFVILECSPPNLENGRLSHNPITLIDSESFASITPTPGINCSNDVLIHAKKVSVIPYSDTDDLDISVNGGSRATVFSEAEQEEGWTPSSTLTTIKREANFDLRTYHAEKKPTRLFSDEEEGNQTVIIKGTTDEEMLEKERRQVIRNQAMKKNATIAERWGSAEQLDTEEKLSLVDSTPKEDETQMSGIEANLFPFPNESSVAHPEGISTEQINFSVARQQFLEMEKSQQEAPRSPRHPAQPYKALNQSSRLSESSKSLPYKGSGALDTNPMVALKVVTVNCIPDEEKGNAEEHSTKSKNIFIAEKVPTVENGDGEMFVETRRNLAVYSSIDDLDSGLGEMCNDYNYGYTSDGGASSEMLNVGTDNGDTLESSDQKTMFETPIEKEIRLAMEREECLRKERGIRKLGCSEEMVQIKTKPLLSQLPPTSSFSKSKDKNRMVFFVQREIEMDSKREEKLRQEGKVKGLYDKGIPEEVEKRKKVFEQQVDDVPVVPQQSRHPKVASSASQGPLDVGNIPEQRNTIQVNAAECKVILRESPDYQLFSKSSSKPDPATWSMATRRVEGRPAHDEGPFILRPLKRQTTSLIEREIEEEQRREEELRARKPVHSSTRASTPESPNSTLSLKFPGQPSRTRASDGDQAKGLPEMVQNQEKHKGIPWERKDDSSVMESTRVTRRMSTLAQRWEAGIFNNNLDE, encoded by the exons AAGCCACCGACTTTGGGGATTCCAGTAGAGGCGTCTGTGGTGAACAAGGTGGAGTCTCAGCCAAGTGCCACAGTCTCCAAGGATCCAGTGCATGGGAGACTGCTAAACTCTGATATTCAGCCAGTAGAAGATCCAGAAAGTAAACTTGTGCAGAGCAAGGATTCGGAGCAAGACCAAGTTCCTTCCAAAGATAcaagggagacccccccaggaTCCAGCAATTGGCTGGATGAACAGAAAGAGAATGAGTGTGTgctgaaggggggagaggagaagaaaTCTGTTTCCCCCGAAGACCCCCATACACATACTGACACTGCGGGTTCACTGGGACAAATGGAGGGAACTGAGAGAAATGACTGCACCATCAAGAATGGGCCTTTTGTCATTCTTGAATGTTCACCTCCAAATCTGGAAAATGGAAGACTCTCTCACAATCCAATCACACTGATAGATTCAGAATCTTTTGCGTCCATCACTCCTACACCTGGGATTAATTGTAGCAACGATGTTCTAATTCATGCAAAGAAGGTTTCTGTCATTCCGTACTCAGACACTGATGATCTGGATATTTCAGTAAATGGGGGGTCCAGAGCTACGGTTTTCTCCGAGGCGGAACAGGAGGAAGGGTGGACCCCCTCCTCAACATTAACCACCATAAAGAGAGAAGCGAACTTTGACCTTCGAACCTACCACGCTGAGAAAAAGCCAACAAGACTTTTTTCTGATGAGGAGGAAGGTAACCAGACAGTAATCATTAAAGGAACAACCGATGAGGAAATGCTTGAAAAAGAGAGGAGGCAGGTAATTAGAAATCAAGCAATGAAGAAGAATGCCACCATTGCTGAGCGCTGGGGGTCAGCAGAGCAATTAGACACAGAGGAGAAACTATCGCTTGTAGATTCCACACCGAAAGAAGATGAAACTCAGATGTCCGGGATAGAAGCCAATTTGTTCCCTTTTCCTAACGAATCCTCCGTCGCTCATCCTGAAGGCATCAGCACCGAACAAATAAACTTCAGTGTTGCTCGGCAACAGTTCCTGGAGATGGAAAAGTCACAGCAAGAAGCCCCTAGGAGTCCAAGGCACCCTGCCCAACCATACAAGGCCTTGAACCAATCTTCCAGACTGTCTGAATCAAGTAAGTCTCTTCCCTACAAGGGCAGCGGTGCTTTGGACACAAATCCAATGGTCGCTCTAAAGGTTGTTACAGTTAATTGCATACCCGATGAAGAGAAGGGGAATGCAGAGGAGCATTCCACTAAAAGTAAGAACATCTTCATTGCTGAAAAGGTTCCGACTGTGGAAAATGGTGATGGTGAAATGTTTGTTGAGACCCGGCGGAATCTTGCTGTGTACTCCTCAATCGACGACCTTGATTCTGGGTTGGGGGAGATGTGCAATGACTACAATTACGGGTATACAAGTGATGGTGGAGCATCAAGTGAGATGCTGAATGTTGGGACTGATAACGGCGACACTCTTGAATCCTCTGACCAGAAAACTATGTTTGAAACTCCCATTGAGAAGGAAATCCGATTAGCAATGGAAAGGGAAGAGTGCCTTCGCAAGGAGCGAGGAATTAGGAAGTTGGGATGTTCGGAGGAAATGGTGCAAATTAAGACCAAGCCGCTAttatctcaactccctccaacatctTCTTTCTCAAAATCAAAAGACAAAAACCGAATGGTCTTTTTTGTTCAGAGGGAAATTGAAATGGATTCAAAGAGGGAAGAGAAGTTGAGACAAGAAGGTAAAGTTAAGGGTCTGTATGACAAAGGGATTCCAGAGGAAGTGGAAAAACGCAAAAAGGTTTTTGAACAGCAGGTAGATGATGTGCCAGTTGTACCACAGCAGAGCAGGCATCCAAAGGTAGCCAGTTCTGCTTCACAGGGACCTCTTGATGTGGGCAACATTCCAGAACAAAGAAACACAATCCAAGTGAATGCGGCAGAATGTAAAGTAATCTTGCGGGAAAGCCCAGACTATCAGCTGTTTAGTAAAAGTAGTTCAAAGCCAGACCCTGCCACATGGAGCATGGCGACGAGGCGGGTAGAAGGCCGGCCAGCCCACGATGAAGGACCCTTCATCCTGCGACCATTGAAGCGCCAGACCACCTCCCTGATTGAGCGGGAAATTGAGGAAGAACAACGTCGGGAAGAGGAACTCCGGGCTCGGAAACCGGTCCATTCTTCAA CCAGAGCCTCCACACCAGAAAGCCCAAATTCCACCTTAAGTCTGAAGTTTCCTGGACAGCCTTCAAGAACTCGGGCTTCAGATGGTGACCAAGCCAAAGGCCTCCCAGAAATGGTTCAGAACCAGGAAAAGCACAAAGGGATACCATGGGAGAGAAAGGACGACTCTTCT GTGATGGAATCTACCAGAGTAACTCGCCGTATGAGTACACTGGCACAGCGTTGGGAGGCTGGGATATTCAACAACAATCTGGATGAATGA